The sequence below is a genomic window from Rudanella lutea DSM 19387.
GCTTCAGTCGGTATCGCCTGAGGGCACCGTGTTTATTCCCGAAGGTTTTTCGCCCAATGGCGATGGGATCAATGACCAGTTTGTGGTGAGTCGAGTCCCAACAAATACAACGGTTCAGCTGAAAGTGTACAACCGTTGGGGGAGCCTGGTGTATGCCAGCGACAACTACCGTAACGACTGGAGCGGCACCTCGAATCAGGGAGGAGTGGGCCCCAAAGGGCAGGGTTTGCCCGAAGGGACGTACTTCTACACCGTTCGGTTGAGCGATGGCCGGGAGTACACCCGCTTCCTCACGCTCAGTCGGTAAGTTATTTTTTGGCAAGAAGGAGATAACCCTATCGAAATAGAATACTTTAGGTAGTTCTTTTGCGTATTGAAATCGAGCTTTTGGCTCAATAACGTTAACCCAAGCGAACCAATGACTCGCTATAGGACATTTCTGAGCGTGCTGGCAACCTTTTTGTGGGTGGCGGTGGTATGGGCCGAAAGCCCGGCCAACGGTCCGCGCACAAAAAAGAACGCCGGGCGTCGTCAGACCGTGACGGCTACTGCCCCCAAAGCAGTGCCCCCCAAAGTGCCTCTTGTAACGCCCGACTCGCTGTTGCGGCAGGCCGACCGAATGGTCAGCTGGAAGGCGTACGGCCGGGCGATCGACATCTACACGCAGTTGCTGGCCGATACGGAGGGCCCTTTGAATGCAGCCCAGCGCACGGCCGCTACGGTTGGCCTTGCTAATGCCTACCGGTTGGTGGGCGATAATACAAAGGCCGAAAAGTACTACCGCGACTGGCTCGCCAGGGTACCTGCCACCGAACGCCGACCGCAGCCAGTGTTGCAGTTGGCCCAAACTCTGGCTGCCAACGGCAAGTTTAAAGAAGCAGAAGGGTTTTACGAGGAATACAACCAGTTGCTCGATGCGCAGAAAGCGCGCCGGGCAGCCGAGGTGACCACCGAGGCCGGGCAACGCTCGCGGAGTAGTCAGCCGGTGCAATACCGGCTCGAAAGCCTCGAACTGAACACCAAAAACGAAGAGTTCAGCCCGATGTATTACCGCAACGGGCTGGTGTACGTGGCCGGTAGCAAAGGCGGATCGGCTATCGAAACGGCCGGGAGTGGGGGCGGTTCGGGCTACCTCGACCTCTTGTATATTCCGAACCGGAACGATATTCTGGCGTCGACTATTATTGGCCCCGATGGCTCGGAAATTAAGGCCGATAACCCGCGTAACCGTCGTCGGAATCGGGTAGGTGAAGATGCCTATACCCGCCCAACCTCCAATGATTCGAAAACGGTGCCGAGCTTTTCGGGCGGTATTCGGGCGTCGGAAGGGCTGGGTTACGATGCCCGCCCGGTCAGTGCGGCTCAGCAGTTCAGCAAATCGCTCAATACGCGCTACCACGAGGGCCCGGCTACGTTTTATGCCGATGGCTCGCGGATTATTTTTACCCGCAACAACTACAATGACGGCAAAGCCCGCAAAAGTGCCGAGGGCGTAAATAAACTGAAGCTCTACACGGCCGAGCAGCAAAACGGGGCATGGGTCAACGTCGAAGAGATGCCCTTTAACAGCGACGAGTATTCGGTGGGCCACCCTACGCTAACCCGCGACGGCCGCACGCTCTACTTTGCGTCGGATATGCCCGGCGGACAGGGAGGCAGTGATATTTACGTCACCCAGTACGGGAACGGACGCTGGTCGAAACCCGTCAATCTGGGGGCTACGGTTAACTCAAAAGGAAATGAGCTGTTTCCGTTTGTGGATGAAGCCGGTAATCTTTACTTCGCATCTGACGGCAAACGCGGGCTGGGAGGACTCGATATTTTCATGGCTACGATGGCTGGCACGGCTCCCCAAACTGTTGAACACCTCGATGCGCCCATCAACTCGCCACAGGACGATTTTGGTCTGATTACCGACGCCAACCGGCAGTCGGGTTACTTTAGCACTAACCGGCGCAATGGTAGCGACGATATTATGCGGTTTGTGCGGCAGAGCTCGCTCTACGCCTGCCGCGACCTTACCATCCGACTCTATGACGCCGACACCGATCAGCCGCTCGATAGTGTGCAGGTTGATGTGGTGGGCCGTACCGAAGGGGGCGAAGACCAGCAACTGCTGACCGATAAAAACGGGCTTGTACGGCTTTGTTTGCAGGGCGATAGCGAGTTTCGGTTTGTATCGTCGCGCGATGGATACGTGAGCAGTACCGTGGGTTTTTCAACACAAGGCCTCACCGATGACCAGCCCAGCCGGTTGGAAATCGGCCTGAGCAAACCCACTCTCATGATCGACACGGTGTACACGGCGGCACCGGGCTCGGCCGCTGACATAGCTACCCTGACCCGCTCGCGTATCCGGGGTATAGTGGCTACTGAGCGCGATCAGCGACCTATCGAAGGCGTGACGGTGACTCTCCGGAATGAATGTGACAAAAGCGTACAGTCGGTGGTGACAGGCCCCGATGGGGTATATGTTTTTGACCTGACCGAAGGCTGCGATTACACCCTCGTTACCCGTAAGCCAACCTACGGCACCAGCACGAAGAAAATCAAGAAGCTTCCCAAGAAATCGAAGCCAAAACAGGTTGAAGCCGACGTACGTATGTTCAGCGTGGGCGATGTAGTCACGCTCGACAATATTTACTACGATCTGGACAAATCGAGTATTCGTACCGATGCGGCCCGCGAGCTCGACAAGCTGGTGTCGACCATGCGCCGGTATCCATCGCTCGTGATCGAGGTTCGGTCGCATACCGACAGCAAGGGCGACGCGGCCTACAACCGGGAGCTGTCGACACGCAGGGCGCGGTCGGTGGCCGATTATTTGGTGTCCAAGGGCATCAGTCGCAAACGCATCACGGCGCGCGGCTACGGTGAGTCGATGCTGTTGAACAACTGCACCGATGGGGTCATCTGTACCGAAGACGAGCATCAGCGCAACCGCCGGACGGAGTTTAAAGTGTTGGCAATCAAATAAGTTTAAGCAATCGGGTAGAAGTGAATGTATAATGAACAATGTAAAATGGATAATTAAACTGCTGATCGTCAGCAGGCAATCCAATTATTCATTATGCATTTTACATTGCTCATTCACTTGAACGTGTCTGCCCTTCATCGCAATGAGTGGGTTGCGAAAGGTTGACATAACTAAAAACCAAAAACCATAAACGGGCTAAACCGTATTACATAAAGTACTCGATGATGTTTCGGGCCGGGCGCTCTGAAATGAGTAGTGCCTACAGGTCAGCTGCTAACGTCCGGTGCTTTATTTTTGCATCATGCTCGGTTTTCCCAACTGTAAAATCAATATCGGTCTTCAGATTACCCAACGCCGACCCGACGGCTACCATAATCTCCAATCCTGTTTTTACCCGGTGGGTTGGTCCGACGTGCTGGAAATCATTTCCGTATCGGCCAATGATGCCCCGGTACCGGTGCAGTTTACCGCTACCGGGATTCCGATTCCCGGCGATCCCTCGGCGTCCAACAACCTTTGCGTGCGTGCCTACGAAGCCCTCCGGGCCGATTTTGACCTGCCGCCCGTAAAAATGCACCTGCACAAAATTGTCCCCATCGGGGCGGGGCTCGGCGGGGGCTCGGCCGATGCCGCCCTCACCCTCAAGCACCTCAATGGTATGTTTGAGCTGGGTCTGAGCCTGGCGCAACTGGAAGAGTACGCGCGCCCGCTCGGAGCCGACTGTGCATTTTTTATTCAGAATCGCCCTCTATACTGCGTGGAAAAAGGCGATGTGTTTGAGTCGCTTGCCGTTGACCTGACGGGGTATCATATCGTGCTGGTGTACCCAAATCTGGCCATTTCGACGGCCGAAGCTTACGCGGGTGTGCGCCCCCATCAGCCCGACGTACCCCTGCGCACCCTGCTCGAAGCTCCGCTGAGTGAGTGGCGGCACACGGTCCATAACGATTTTGAAGATAGTCTGTTTCCCCGGTACCCTGTTTTGGGTGAGCTGAAAGCCCAGTTGTACGAGTTGGGGGCGGTGTATGCCGCCATGACGGGCTCGGGCTCTACGGTTTACGGGATTTTTGGGGCCGAGCCGAACGGTATGGCCGTTTTTGAACGTTATACAACCTGGCAGGGGAAACTCTAAGCTTGCATGAGTAATGTCTTTACCAAACGGCGGGAGCCGTTCCGTTTCATGGTTTGGCTCGGCATTGGGGGTAGCGTGTTGCTCTTCACCATTTTGCTGACCACCTACATTGTCCGAAGCACCGGGCCCGGCTGGGCCGAGGTTCGGTTACCCAATGTGTTTCTGATTAGTACCGTGGTGATTCTGCTCAGCAGTTTTACCCTGCACAATGCGAATCGGGCGTTTCAGACCGAGCGGTTTGCTCTGTACCGAACCAACATGGGTATGACCCTCGTGTTGGGAACGCTGTTTATCCTGTTGCAGGGTTGGGGCTGGCGACAAATGGTGGTAGCGGGCGTTGGGCTGGAGGGAAATCCGGCCGGGGGCTTTGTCTATATTTTGTCGGGCCTGCACCTGCTTCATATTCTGATCGGCCTTATTTTTCTGGTGATTGCGTTGCTCGAAGCCATGCGCCGTCGACAATACGTCGACTCGTTTGTGTACAGCGTAAACCCACCCAATCAGCTCAAGCTCAAGCTGATCTCATTGTACTGGCATTTTGTGGATATCCTGTGGGTAGCTCTGTTTTTGTTTCTGTTGCTGCATCACAGCCTCAACTGGAATCTGATGGCCTGAGTAAGCGCCTGTTTCCGAGAGAAGCCGAGCCTTAGGGTTCGGCTTTTTTTGTGCGATACAGCCATATAAAATTTGCCGTTCATCATTATTGGCCCCGTTGCGTTCTGTTTTTCGCGATATTGCCAGTCAGTACTTCAACCATTAATGCAACTATTTTTATTGACTGCATGAATCGAAGAAACTTCATTCAACAGGCGGGGCTGGGCGTAGGAGCACTCATGGGCGCGTCAGTTCCGATTGTCGGAAATGCCGTACCCCTCGAACGCTTGCTCGAACCCGGAGTCGATGTGGCCATCAAAAAACGTATGGCCGATATTGCCCTCAACGCGGCCCGGAGCCGGGGCGCCACCTACACCGATGTGCGGATCGGGCGCTACCTCCAGCAGTTTCTGTTTACCCGCGAAAAGCAGGTGCAGACCATCACCAACGCAGAGAGTTATGGCGTGGGTATCCGGGTGATCGCCAACGGCACCTGGGGCTTCTCGGCTACTTCCGACGTCACCCCCGACGGTATTGCCAAGTGCGCCGAAACCGCCGTAGCCATTGCCAAGGCCAACTCAAAAATTCAGACTGAGCCCGTGCAGCTGGCCCCGCAAAAAGGCGTAGGCGAGGTGACCTGGAAAACGCCCCTGACCAAAAACGCGTTTGAGATTCCGGTGCAGCAAAAAGTTGATCTGCTGATGAAGGTCAACAATGCGGCCCTCGACAACGGCGCGGCTTTTGTGACCTCCAACCTGTTCTTCATCAACGAACAGAAGTACTTTGCCTCGACTGATGGCTCGTACATCGATCAGGATGTGCACCGGATCTGGCCTACGTTTACCGTAACGGCGGTTGACCGGGCGGCCGGTAAGTTCAAAACCCGCGATGCCCTCAGCTCACCCATGGGTATGGGCTACGAATACCTCGATGGGTTGGCTTCCGAAAAAATCCCCGGTCCCAACGGGCTGGTTGGCTACCGGAACTCGTACGACATGGTCGAAGACGCTACCCTCGCTGCCAAACAGGCGAAGGAGAAGATGACCGCCAAGTCGGTAGAGGCTGGTAAGTACGACCTTGTACTCGACCCCAACCACCTCGGCCTGACCATTCACGAGTCGGTGGGGCACCCCCTCGAACTCGACCGCGTACTCGGCTACGAGGCCAACTACGCCGGTACCAGCTTTGCTACCCTCGACAAGTGGCAGTCGAAAAACTTCAAATACGGTAGCCCGATTGTCAATATCGTGGCCGACAAAACCCAGGTCGGTTCGCTCGGGGCTGTTGGGTACGACGACGAAGGCGTACCGGCCAAAGAGTGGAATCTGATCAAAGACGGCATTCTGGTCAATTACCAGGCCATTCGGGATCAGGTGGCCATCATTGGTGAGAAAGAGTCGCACGGTTGCTGCTACGCCGACAACTGGGATTCGGTGCAGTTTCAGCGGATGCCCAACGTATCGCTCAAGCCCAGCACCGAGAAGCGTTCGGTACAGGACATGATCAAGGGTGTCGACAAGGGCATATACATCATTGGCCGGGGTTCGTTCTCAATTGATCAGCAGCGCTACAACTTCCAGTTTGGCGGGCAGCTGTTTTACGAGATCAAAAATGGTCAGATCGCGGGTATGCTCGACGACGTGGCGTATCAGGCCAACACCCTGGAGTTTTGGAACTCGTGCGCCCAGCTTTGCGACAAAGACGACTACCGTACGTTTGGGTCGTTTTTCGATGGCAAAGGTCAGCCCTCGCAGGTCAGCGCCGTATCACACGGTAGCCCGACTACGCGCTTCAATGGGGTCAATGTGATTAATACCAGACGGAAAATCTAACGTGTTTTGGGTTTGCAGAACGCAGACAGACCCGCGCTTCCTGTCGAAGCAAGGCAGCAGCCCTGTAAACCTGACACCGAAAAACCTGTAATAAAACATGGCTATTTTAAGTAAAGAAGAAGCCAAGCGGATTGTTGATAAAGTGTTGAGCTTTGCCAAAGCCGACGAAACAAGCGTCACCATCTCGGGTGGGCGCACGGGCAACATCCGCTACGCCCGCAACTCGGTATCGACGAGTGGCGAAAGCAATAACCTGTCGCTGGCGGTCACCTCTGTTTTCGGAAAGCGCAGCGGTACGGCAACCATCAACGAACTGGACGATGACTCGCTTGCCCGGACCGTTCGGCGGGCCGAAGAAATTGCCCGGCTGGCCCCCGAAAACCCGGAGTACGTGCCGATGCTGGGGCCACAAAAGTATCTGAACACGAAGCCCTACGCCGAAACTACTGCCAAGATAGACCCGGCTTACCGGGCCCAGGCGGCTTTTGATAGCCTGGACCCCTGCCGTAAGAAAAACCTTACTGCGGCCGGTTACCTCGAAGATTCGACCGGGTTTTTTGCGCTCGCCAACAGCAAAGGCCTGTGGGCTTACAATCAGCAGACATCCGCCGAGTTTTCGATCACCGTCCGCACGGCCGATGGTCTGGGCTCGGGTTATGCCACCCGCGACGTTACCGATGTATCGAAGCTGAGCACCCGCGAGGCCACCGAAATTGCCATGCAGAAAGCCATGGCCTCGGTGAGTGCGCGCGCGCTGGAGCCGGGCAAGTACACCGTGATTATGGAACCGGCCGCCCTCGTGTCGAATACCGATGCCTCGCTGATGGCCGCATTGGTTCGGTCGATGGATGCCCGCTCGGCCGACGAGGGGCGTTCGTTTTTGAGTAAAAAAGGGGGTGGTACCCGCCTGGGCGAAAAACTCTTCGATGAGCGCGTCACGATTTATTCGGACCCCATGAACCCCGAAGTGCCTACATCGGCCTTTGCGGGCGATGGCCGTCCGCTGGAGCGGGTCACCTGGATTGAGAAAGGGGTCGTCAAAAACATGTCGTATTCGCGGTATTGGGCCGAGAAAAAAGGGGTAGCGGCTATTCCGCCGGGGGGTAATTTTATCATGGAAGGCGGCACCCAATCGCTGGCCGACATGATCAAGAGCACCGAGAAGGGTATTCTGGTAACGCGCCTGTGGTACATCCGGCCGGTTGACCCGCAAACACTGCTGTACACAGGCCTCACCCGCGATGGAACGTTCTACATCGAAAATGGGCAGATCAAGTTCCCGGTGAAAAACTTCCGGTTCAACGAGAGCCCCGTTATCATGCTCAACAATCTCGAAGCCATTGGCCGGCCGGTACGGATTGGGGGTAACCTGGTTCCACCGCTCAAAATCCGCGACTTCACGTTCTCCAGCTTGTCTGACGCTGTTTAATTAATCAGGTGCTAAGCAAAGCTGTTACGCAGAGATGCACAGAGCCGTTTCGCCCACACCCCTCTGCGAATCTCTTAATTACTCCATGAATCTCTGCGTAACAACCTAAACGTGAATCTCTGCATAACAACATAATAAGGGCTCCGGCCCGCTTATTTTATGAACCGCCGACACTTTAATCAACTCCTGGGCATGGGCACTGCCGGTCTGGTACTGCCCAGCCTACCCTCGCTGGGGCGATCCGTAGCCCCGGAAGCCTTGCTGGAGCCGGGGCTCGATGTAGCCCTCAAAAAGCGGCTGGCCGATGCGGCTCTCAACGCGGCTAAGTCGAAAGGGGCTACCTATGCCGACGTGCGTATTGGGCGCTACCTGAATCAGTTTGTAGTTACCCGCGAAGACAAAGTGCAGAACATCGCCAATACCGAGAGTTACGGGGTTGGGGTTCGGGTAATTGCCAACGGTTGCTGGGGGTTTGCGGCTGCGGCCGATGCCAAAAGCGAAGCCGATATGGCCCGCGCGGCCGAACAGGCCGTGGCCATTGCCAAAGCGAACGCCCGGCTGCTGAAAGAACCCGTACAACTGGCTCCGCAGCCCGGCTACGGCGAGGTTTCGTGGAAGGCTCCCATCCAGAAAAACGCGTTTGAAGTTCCGGTCAAAGAAAAAGTAGACCTGCTGCTGGGTGTCAATGCCGCAGCCATGAAAAACGGGGCCAATTACGTGAATTCGGTGCTGTTTATGGTGAACGAGCAGAAGTACATTGCCACCACCGACGGGACCTACGCCGATCAGGATATTCACCGAATCTGGCCGATTTTCAACGTTACCTGCATCGACGCGAAATCGGGGAAGTTTGAAACCCGTAACGCCCTGAGTGCTCCGGTGGGTATGGGCTATGAGTACCTGCAAACCAACCCGTCTGACAAAGTAACCGGTATCACGACCCGCTACAACAAGGGGTACGATATGCTCGAAGACGTGACAGCGGCCGCTCAGCAGGCCCGGCAAAAACTGACCGCCAAGTCGGTAGAAGCGGGTAAGTACGACCTCATACTCGACCCCAGTCACCTGTGGCTCACCATTCACGAGTCGGTGGGGCACCCTCTCGAACTCGACCGCGTGCTCGGCTACGAAGCCAACTTTGCGGGTACCAGTTTTGCCACGCTCGACAAGTGGCAGTCGAAAAACTTCCAGTACGGCAGCAAGATTGTCAACTTCGTGGCCGATAAGCAGCAGGTTGGCTCGCTTGGGGCTGTTGGGTACGACGATGAAGGCGTGAAAACCAAAAAGTGGGACCTCGTGCGCGATGGCGTACTGGTCAACTACCAGGCCATTCGGGATCAGGCGGCCATCATCGGCGAGAAAGAATCGCACGGTTGCTGCTATGCCGATTCGTGGGGTACGGTGCAGTTTCAGCGGATGCCCAACGTATCGCTCGAAGCGGGCAAAACACCGCTCTCGGTGCAGGATATGATCAAGGATGTGAAAAAAGGTATTTACATCATTGGCGACGGCTCGTTCTCTATCGATCAGCAACGCTACAACTTCCAGTTTGGCGGGCAACTGTACTACGAAATCAAAGACGGACAGATTGCCGGTATGCTCAAAGACGTGGCCTACCAGTCGAACACGCAGGAGTTCTGGAACTCGTGTGCCGCCATTTGCGACGAGCGCGATTACCGGCTCGGCGGTAGCTTCTTCGACGGTAAGGGGCAACCGAGTCAGAGCAGCGCGGTGTCGCATGGGTCGGCCACTACGCGGTTCAACGGGGTTAATGTGATCAATACGGCACGGAAGATTTAACGAAGCTGAAGTCCCTAAGGAGTTATTACGCAGAGAAAAATGAAGATTCACAGAGAAAAGCGTATAGAACTTCAGAGAAAAGATCTCTGCGAATCTCTCTTTCCTCCTCTGCGAATCTCTGCGTAACAACTGTGAAGAAAGGCTTCAGCCTGACGCAATTATGGCAATCATTCTAACCGAAGCAGAAGCCAAAACGCTTCTCCAAAAAGTCCTCAGCTACTCGAAAGCTGACGAGTGTGAGGCAAACCTGTCGGGTGATATTCGGGGCAACATTCGGTATGCCCGCAATGCCGTATCGACCAGCGGCTCCCGGGCCAATCAGAATCTGGTGGTGCAGTCGGCGTTTGGCAAAAAAGTGGGTACCGCAACCATCGACGAGTTTGATGATGCCTCGCTCGAAAAAGTAGTTCGTCGGGCGGAGGAACTGGCTCGGCTGGCCCCCGAAAACCCCGAGTGGGTCGGAATTTTAGGGCCGCAGACCTACCTCAAAAGTAACGGCTACTTTGAATCGACGGCTAAGCTCACCGCCGAAGACCGGGCCGAAGCCGTAGCCAAAAGCCTGGAGCTAACCCGTACGCAGAACCTGACTGCGGCTGGTTTTCTGGAAGATTTCAAAGGCTACCAGGCCATGATGAATTCGAAGGGCCTGTTTGCGTATTACCCCAGCACCAACATCAACTTTTCGCTCACCGTACGGACGGACGATGGCAAAGGATCGGGCTATGTAGCCAAGGGGTACTCCGACGTTAGCAAGCTCGATACAGCCGCGGCTACCCGCATTGCGGCTCAGAAAGCGGCTGCTTCGGCCAACGCACAGGCTCTTGAACCGGGCAAGTACACCGTGATTCTGGAGCCAACGGCTGGCGCTGTGCTCATGGAACAACTGTTTTTCTCAATGGACGCCCGCTCGGCCGACGAAGGACGGAGTTTTCTGAGCAAGCCCGGTGGTAAAACCAAGTTGGGCGAGAAAATTGTAGACCCCCGCGTCACGATTTACTCTGACCCCACCCACCCCGAACTGCCAGCCTCACCGTGGGCGGGCGACGGACAGCCGCAGACCCGCATCAACTGGATTGAGAAAGGTATTGTGAAAAACATGGCCTACTCGCGCTACTGGGCTCAGAAGCAGGGCAAAAAGCCGGTGCCCTTTCCGAACAATGTGATGATGGCGGGCGGAACGGCCTCGCTCGAAGACATGATCAAAAGCACACAGCGCGGTATTCTGGTTACCAAACTGTGGTACATCCGGGAAGTTGACCCGCAGACGCTGCTGTATACGGGCCTCACCCGCGACGGAACGTTCTACATCGAAAACGGCAAAATCAAACATGCCGTGAAAAACTTCCGGTTCAACGAGAGCCCCGTTATCATGCTCAATAACCTCGAAACCCTCGGTCGGCCCGAGCGGGTCGTAAGTACTGAGTCGGACGGAAACTATCTTATTCCGCCCATGAAAATTCGGGAGTTCACGTTTTCAAGTTTGTCCGACGCCGTATAATTCCCGGCCCGGCAACCTGCTCAAACCCGGACTGTACTTTGCTACGGTCCGGGTTTTTTGTTGGGGGCCCCAGCAAGCCTGTTGGCCCAACAAATGGGTTGTAACCGATACGTTTAATCAATTGATAGGCCTTATTTGCATGTCACGGGTAGTACACTTGATTTTATATGCATCTATTTCTTAGATTACTGCTCTAACGTATTCTTAACCTAAATCCTTTAATCATTCATGGAATCGTACGCCTTGCGCAACCGCCTGCGTTTTGTAGGCACCGGTGCCGATTTGTTCGGTATTTATCTCCTCAACATGCTGCTGAGTATTGTCACGCTGGGACTGTATTACCCCTGGGCCAAAGCAGCCGTGCTCCGATACACCTACGCCAACACGCACTTAGACAACAGTCCGTTTCAGTTTCACGGCACGGGTAAAGAGATTTTTGTGGGCTTTCTGAAAGCAGTAGCTGTTATTGTGGGGGTTTACGCGGCCGCCATTGCCCTTACGTTTGCTTCTTCGCTGGGCCTGAAGATTATAGGTTTTGTGGCTATCTACGCTTTTGCGCTGGCGCTGGTGCCTATTGCGGTTCATGGGGCGCTGCGTTACCGGATGTCGCGCAGTTTGTGGCGGGGCATTCACTTTGGCTACCGGGGCGACCGCAACGAACTGATCAAAATGTACGTTCTGCAAGGGCTGCTGACGGTGGTTACGTTTGGTATTTATAGCTTCTGGATGACGCAAAACATCAACCGCTACACCATTGGGCATATCCGGTTTGGCTCGGCCCGGATGCACTACACCGGCGACGGGAGCGATTATTTCTGGCTCTGCCTGAAAGGATATGTTCTGACGATTCTGACGCTCGGCATTTACGGGTTCTGGTGGGGCCGCGACTTGTTTGCTTATTTCGTCGACAACCTCGCCATTGAAAACGAGGGCGAAATGTACCAGTTTCAGTCGTCGCTTACGGTAGGCTCGTATGCCGGGTTGGTCATTGGGAATATTCTCTTGATTGTGTTGACATTGGGGCTCGGGGCGGCCTGGGCTACGGCACGTACGT
It includes:
- a CDS encoding YjgN family protein encodes the protein MESYALRNRLRFVGTGADLFGIYLLNMLLSIVTLGLYYPWAKAAVLRYTYANTHLDNSPFQFHGTGKEIFVGFLKAVAVIVGVYAAAIALTFASSLGLKIIGFVAIYAFALALVPIAVHGALRYRMSRSLWRGIHFGYRGDRNELIKMYVLQGLLTVVTFGIYSFWMTQNINRYTIGHIRFGSARMHYTGDGSDYFWLCLKGYVLTILTLGIYGFWWGRDLFAYFVDNLAIENEGEMYQFQSSLTVGSYAGLVIGNILLIVLTLGLGAAWATARTLQTLLDNTLLDERLDTSSLVQTELEYRDATGEDLADMMDIGLI